The Roseococcus microcysteis genome contains a region encoding:
- a CDS encoding P-II family nitrogen regulator, which yields MKLVMAIIKPFKLDEVRDALTPLGVQGLTVTEVKGFGRQKGQTEIYRGAEYQVSFLPKLKIEVAVPAEMVDAVVEAISAAARTGKIGDGKIFVLDVDRALRIRTGETDAAAL from the coding sequence ATGAAGCTCGTGATGGCGATCATCAAGCCCTTCAAGCTGGACGAGGTGCGCGATGCGCTCACCCCGCTCGGCGTGCAGGGGCTGACGGTGACAGAGGTGAAGGGTTTCGGGCGGCAGAAGGGCCAGACCGAGATCTACCGTGGCGCCGAATACCAGGTGAGCTTCCTGCCGAAGCTCAAGATCGAGGTCGCGGTGCCGGCCGAGATGGTGGACGCGGTGGTCGAGGCCATCTCCGCCGCCGCCCGCACCGGCAAGATCGGTGACGGCAAGATCTTCGTGCTGGATGTGGACCGCGCGCTCCGCATCCGCACCGGCGAAACCGACGCGGCGGCGCTGTGA